The sequence below is a genomic window from Rhodothermales bacterium.
CGCGGCTTGTACCCGAACTCGCTTTCAGCTTTTAGAATGATAAAACCCGTGTTGAGCGGACGAAGCGCCTTTTGACTGAATCCCGAGCTATTTGTTCGCTTGATGAGCGTGGCGTCGAGATCGAACATGGCGGCGATTTTTTGGGCGAAATCGTACACGCTGAGGTATTCGCGTCCGGAGAGGTGGTAGATCCCGGTCTTGTCGAACTTGATGAGCCGCAGGATCCCCTGCGCGAGGTCGGGCGCGTACGTCGGCGTGCGCCACTGGTCGTCCACCACCTGGATCTCCTCGCCCCGGCTGAGCTTGTCGATCACCCAGAGCGCGATATTGGAGCGCGTCAGGTTCTCACCGGCGCCATAGACCAGCACCGTGCGCGCGATGGCCCATCGCCCGAGGCCCGACTTCAGGATGGCGTTCTCGGCGGCAAGCTTCGATTTGCCGTAGAAGTTGACCGGGTCGGGCCGCTGGTTTTCCGTATACGGGCCGCCCTTGCCGTCGAACACGAAGTCGGTGGAGATATGGACGAGCTTGACGCCAAAATTCAGACAGCACCGCGTCATCTGCTCGACGGCATCGACGTTGATGCGCCAGCAGGCGTCGCGTTCGTCTTCGCACTGGTCCACGGCCGTCATGGCGGCGCAGTTGATCACCACGTCCGGCGTGAAAAGCCCGAAGAGGTGCCGCACGTCGGCGGCGCTGGTCAGATCGAGCTGGGTGTAGCCATACGAGCCGCCGGAAAAACGCGGCTGCTCGTCCTTGCCGGTTGCGAGGACGTCAAATTCGGGGTGTGGACTGAAGGCGGCGACGAGTTCCTGCCCGAGCAGGCCGTTTGCGCCGGTGATGAGGATTCGCTGGTATAACATATCGTGGTGCTCACGGCCGGCGCGCGCCGGCACTGAACGACGTAACGGACCTTGCGCACGGGCATCCTGGCTGCCGGATAATGGCGCGGCGCGGTGCATGGATGCGGGATGCGCATACATCGCGCCATCTCACCTATTCCGCATCCGCTGTACGGACCGCTTACGTGCGAAAGATCAGGTCGTAAGATAGCTGTTTTGGGGCTCCATTGTAAATGAGGGGCCGGGGGACGTCGCCGGCGGGGGCAGGATGCGCTCAGAAATAGTAGCGCAGGCCCGCGGAGCCGCCGATCCGCACGATGGACTGAGGCA
It includes:
- the rfbD gene encoding dTDP-4-dehydrorhamnose reductase, yielding MLYQRILITGANGLLGQELVAAFSPHPEFDVLATGKDEQPRFSGGSYGYTQLDLTSAADVRHLFGLFTPDVVINCAAMTAVDQCEDERDACWRINVDAVEQMTRCCLNFGVKLVHISTDFVFDGKGGPYTENQRPDPVNFYGKSKLAAENAILKSGLGRWAIARTVLVYGAGENLTRSNIALWVIDKLSRGEEIQVVDDQWRTPTYAPDLAQGILRLIKFDKTGIYHLSGREYLSVYDFAQKIAAMFDLDATLIKRTNSSGFSQKALRPLNTGFIILKAESEFGYKPRTIEQSLIDLGARLGLPVSTP